catgctgtcctagcaacgttccttgagcctggatagcttgttggaagctgtctttgtttgccccgtgctgtttctctgttgggtccatggccagatcgttctgttaagctatggttaaacccagcactcagagaaacaaaacacgactaagggagtggaagaaacaaaaattattttaataaaagttaaatttgtcttagtccaaaaacaactgaagaaaaggaacagagtgggctagtcggctccggaggaaggagaggctgaggcaggcaggcaggcaggcaggcaggcaggcaggcaggcaggcaggaaggcaggaaggcaggcaggcaggttgggaggtatgtctgaacgctctagtaagaacaacgatctggcgccggtggagagccatgcccaggaattagtagtgcaggttgatgagagaataggatgcagctgcgtaggcaggaatcactggaaacaacccgcagctgcacaggagaggcagatcctgagcacgccccccgatccactccagacacacaccggcagacgcaccaacataatggggacaaacacacatacagatacaacagacaaagaggggacaaaacaaggaggaagggaaacagaaaagggagagacaagcttcCCACATAACAGTATGATGGGGATCAGCGGTTTTCAGATGTCAAATTGAACATTGATTGTGAGAAAACTGaaaatatattgaacaaaaatgtaaacgcaacatgcaacaatttcaacgattttagtgagttacaggtgaagaagccagatgtggaggacctgggctggcgtggttacacatggtctgcggttgtgaggctggttggacgtactgctaaattctctaaaacaacgttggaggtggctatGCTAAAGAactgaacattaaattatctggcaatagctctggtggacatttctgcagtcagcatgccaattgcatgctccctcaaaacttgagacatctgtggcattgtgttgtgaccaaactgcacattttagttttattaggccttttattgtccccagcacaaggtgcacctgtgtaatgatcatgctgtttaatcagcttcttgatatgccaaagctgtcaggttgatggattattttagcaaagaagaaatgctcactaacaggggtgtaaacacatttgagagaaatatgctttctgtgcgtatggaacatttctgggatcttttatttcagctcatgaaacatgggaccaacactttgtttatatttttgttcagtataaataaaaCCAATGAAAACAATACCCTGTAATAGGTTCAGGATTAATGAATGTAATCTTTGAAGTCGACATTACCTTTTTCGTACACTAACCTCTATCATTACCTGCTGAAACTCTGCTGTACAACGTTTTGTTTGGCTGGAAGTTAGACAGCATATTAAACCACAGAGTCAGCATGAGACACATTCTACGTAACTTGTTTAAACTTTTATTGACAAATTCatattttaaatttatttttacttTGCAAAGAGACAGTGTGGTAGGCTTTGCTCTGCTCAGCTGCACCAAGTCGTTTGTCCTCAAACCAGGGCCTGGCTCATGTTGTGGCCTTGAGACCCCACTCATCATATGTGACTGGGTGCAGTGACAGAGTCTGGCCACCAGATGTCATTCTGCTCACAACTCATCCCTGGGAGCTCTCAGGGGAAAGTGTTGAAACTCGTCTGGCACCTCCTCTCCCTTCTGAGATCTCTTGTAGAAACCCAGAGAGTCCAGCAGGCTACTGATCTCATCCACCTTCATCTTCTTCACAGAAACAGTCTGATACAACACACACAAAATGCTTACATTCAGTACAGGCAAGCAACCATAATGAAGATTAAAAGGTtcacatttttttatattttaccttaatttaactaggcaagtcagttaagaacaaattcttacttacaatgacagcctacttCATGACAGCCTGCGtgcatacaaaaatgtatgcacgcatgactgtaagtcgctttggataaaagcgtctgctaaatggcatatatatatatttttttttttacttgcaaAGCCCCcaccccccggccaaaccctcccctaacccggcctacgctgggccaattgtgtgccaccctacaggactcccgatcacggccggttgtgatacagcctgggattgaaccctggtctgtagtgacgcctctagcactgagatgcagtgccttagaccgctgagccacTCGGGATACAAAAGACACAGAGGAGTTATTTATTCGCAACATCACATTCTCTTTAACTGTTTCAGACCACACCGATATGCTCCTCTTTTTTCATTGTGTAATGTCTTCTTGCAATAGTTATTTATCCCTCTCTAATCTTGTCAGGCTTGAGTCAAGCTCAAGAAAATAGATGTTATTTTCCAAAGCATTTTGCAGATAATATTTGTCTGACCCGTACAGTAGATGACATGTAACACCTTGAATGGGAATCCATATCTAACCTGAACAACCTCATCCTTATCATTATAGAAGATCAGACGTGGATTCATCTCCTCTCCTGAATCATATTCCAGGTTGTGACTTCAATGGAAAGGAGGATCAAGGAAAACAACATGTAGGGCCGATATCCTGAAGACTGATTTAGCCCAGTTCTGTACTAAAAATCTATTTCAATGAAGATTCTCCATAAAGCATTCTCTAATGTTGATTCTCTGATTCTCCAGTTTAAGTCCAGGACTGGGCTCAATCTCTGCCCGTAGAATACAAGAACGCTACCAAATTCAAGAACAATCTACTTCTGGATATGTTTCCAGTGAGATCTAACATCATTAAACATACTTAAACACTGACATTTGAAGAACTATGTTTCCTGAAGGCCTGGTTAGACACACTTGTGGTTTGAGGCCAATTCATGCTGGTATAAAACTGGGCTGTCCCTAAAAAAAAATGTCTTGGTTATCTGTAAGGTCGTGAGTAAAATACAAAAAGGCTTTGGGTGGGTCAAGTTTTGGAAACAATTACGTGAGGTACTATGTAACCGTATGAGGTAATGACAACTCATTACAGTTCAACGCAGACTTGATCTGACAAAAAAACGATTGGCCCGTTAGAAATCTACATAGTAACCTCAATACAATGCTACTGCAGTTCCCATAACTCTATTTGAAATCTCCACAGCAACCACAATAGAAGGATACTACAATGCCCATCGCTCCATAAGGAACTTATAGAGCTCAGGCATCTTCTTGATGGCTCATCCAACCACACTTGGAGcctgagggaaagatgaacagacaATGATCACTTGTCATTCACCACAACCACCATGTCAAATGTGTGTCTCTGCAGTTAGATTAAAGATAGTGTAGCCTTCATGTGTCAACAATAAATATGTGTCCTGCTCCTAAGTATGACATTTAACCAAAGTAAGTACAGTAATTTCATTAATTTAATCACCACATCAGTTCACATGTAAGACTTACCTTTAGTATACCCTTGGCTATTACAGGTCTCTCTTCAATAGCTGTATCTGTGACATTTTCTGCCGTCATTCCTGTAGCAGAAAAGGCCAGCGTGAGCAACAAAAAGGCCGACATGATCGAGCCTAAACCTTGCTTCATGAGTCTTCAGTGGAGTTCTTCGACAACTGACACAGAAAACTACCTTTGGGGTGACCATGGACCCATATGCTCAGGTTGGACTGAACCAGAATGCAGGGCTGAGGGGGGAGAGGTTCCCTTAAAAAAAATAGTCATCTTTTTCTTTTTGGTTTTCTTTTGGTTTATTCTCAATGACagacattatggggaattgtcACCAGATGGGAATAGTACTTGTTACACTTGCAATGGCTTGAATATAAAATAAAGATGTTAATGAATGCTTTCTATCAGGATTGAAACCCCCTGACTAACTCTGTAAAAGGTGTTCTGTCTCTGTAGTGGTCCACGTAACCCTTGAGCACACCTGTGTCCTTATCACTTTTCACAGAGCAGGACGCTGGTGAAAAAAACGCACCTCATGGCACACTGCAGTGCATTTACTAGATCTGGTTAGACCTATACGTATGATTGTAAAAATACATGCTAAACTGTGTACTGCAGAGAAGAGTGAAACATAGTTAAACAAAATAGAATGAGAGAACTTTCTCAATTTCCCCACAAATAAATAACAAATCAAATGGAGCAAcagtaaaatcaaatcaaatcacattttatttgtcacatgcgccgaatacaacaggtgtagaccttacagtgaaatgcttacttacaagcccttaaccaacaatgcagtttccagaaagaataccaaaagaaatacccccaaaaaattaaaaattaaatattaagaaataaaagtaacaaataattaaagagcagcactaaaataacagtagcgaggctatatacagggggtaccggtaccgagtcaatgtgcgggggcaccggctagtcgaggagCAACAATATAGCTGCTGTATGCCAGGTTAAAATAAATGGTTACATTAAATAAGCATGCCTTCAATCCTAGAAGTTCTCTTAAAATGCAGTCCTATGAAACAACAATACAGTACATGACAGAAGACAAGTGTCCCTGCTTTCCTATTTCATAGTAAAACCTTTGCTTTGACTCTGTCTAGTAATCAGCAGAATGTACACTAGGTCACCCCTAGAGGGCACTAACAACTGCCTATTATTTCCTGGCAGATTTTGCGGGTAAAATTTACTTCAAACTCCTAGCCACAGACAATTATGTTTCCAACTAAAATAAACCATTCCGGATTGGAATGCTGAAGCAAAACCATGTCTCTTTCTATCTTTTCCAGGCTTGAGCTTAGAACTTGAGGTTCAGTCCTTACACTTGAACCTCAACGTGTGAAAGCGATGATGTGTCAGATGGTAGAGCAGTCCCCAATTTAACAGAGTTTAACAGAGTTTCATCCCCAAACCGAACAGAACGGAACAGGCCCCTTCCAACAAGGCCTCCATTTGGAAAATAGTTTATAGTTTTACTTTACATCTTTGTCTTATAAACCCTGACGTGTTTCTCACAATGTACATTTGCCGGCCAAAACTGAGCAGCAGAACAACCAAATTACAATTCAtttcaaagaaagagagagggggagaagaatacagagagggagtaagagaataagagagacagggatgcagtttaagccccaccctcttcaacacatatatcaacgaattggcgagggcactggaacagtctgcagcacccggcctcaccctactagaatctgaagtcaaatgtctactgaatatatataataataataataataatatatatatatatatatatatatatatatatgtatactgctgatgatctggtgcttctgtcaccaaccaaggagggcctacagcagcacctagatcttctgcacagattctgtcagacctgggccctgacagtaaatctcagtaagacaaaaataatgatgttccaaaaaaggtccagttgccaggaccacaaatacaaattctatctagacaccgttgccctagagcacacaaaaaactatacatacctcggcctaaacatcagcgccacaggtaacttccacaaagctgtgaacgatctgagagacaaggcaagaagggccttctatgccatcaaaagaaacataacatttgacataccaattaggatctggctaaaaatacttgaatcagttatagaacccattgccctttatggttgtgaggtctggggtccgctcaccaaccaagaattcacaaaatgggacaaacaccaaattgagactctgcacgcagaattctgcaaaaacatcctcagtgtacaatgtaaaataccaaataatgcatgcagagcagaattaggccaatacccgctaattatcaaaatccagaaaagagccgttaaattctataaccacttaaaaggaagcgattcccaaaccttccataacaaagccatcacctacaaagagatgaacttggagaagagtcccataagtaagcttgtcctggggctctgttcacaaacacaaacagaccccacacagccccaggacaacaacaacaacaacacaactagacccaaccaaatcatgagaaaacaaaaagagaattacttgacacattggaaagaacaaacaaaaaaacagagcaaactagaatgctatttggccctaaacagagagtacacagtggcagaatacctgaccactgtgactgacccaaacttaaggaaagctttgactatgtacagactcagtgagcatagccttgatattgagaaaggctgccgtaggcagacctggctctcaagagaagacaggctatgtgcacactgcctacaaaatgaggtggaaactgagctgcactacctaacctcctgccaaatgtatgaccatattagagacacatatttccctcagattacagcgatccacaaagaattcgaaaacaaacccaattttgataaactcccttatctactgggtgaaaaaccacagtgtgccatcacagctgcaagatttgtgacctgttgccacaagaaaagggcaactagcgaagaacaaacaccattgtaaatacaacccatatttatgtttatttattttccaatttgtactttaactatttgcacattgttacaacactgtatatatacataatatgacatttgaaatgtctttattcttttggaacttctgagtgtaatgtttactgttaatatttattgtttatttcacttttgtttactatctaccccacttgctttggcaatgtcaaCATATGTTTACCATGCCAATAAAAGCCCTTTAATTGaaaaaattgaaattgagagagagacagagagagagacagagagagagagagagacagagacacagagacagagatagagagagagagacagagagagagagagagacagagagagagagagagagagacagagagagcgagagacagagagagagagacagagagacagagagagagagagagagagagacagagagagacagagagacacacagagagagagagagacagagagagagagagagacagagagagacagtagagagagagagatagagagagagagagagagagagagagagagagagagacagagagagagagagagacagagagagagagagagagagagagagacagagagacagagagagcgagagacagagagagagagacagagagacagagagagagagagagagagagagacagagagagacagagagacacacagagagagagagagacagagagagagagagagacagagagagacagagagagagagatagagagagagagagagagagagagagagagagagagagagagcgagagagacagagagagagagagagagacagagagagagtgagagagagagagagagagagagagacagagagagagagagagagagagagagagagagagagagagagagagagagcgagcgagagagacagagagagagagacagagagagagagagagacagagagacagagagagacagagagag
The DNA window shown above is from Coregonus clupeaformis isolate EN_2021a chromosome 18, ASM2061545v1, whole genome shotgun sequence and carries:
- the LOC121587309 gene encoding selenoprotein M-like yields the protein MKQGLGSIMSAFLLLTLAFSATGMTAENVTDTAIEERPVIAKGILKAPSVVGUAIKKMPELYKFLMERWALYHNLEYDSGEEMNPRLIFYNDKDEVVQTVSVKKMKVDEISSLLDSLGFYKRSQKGEEVPDEFQHFPLRAPRDEL